A single window of Qipengyuania sediminis DNA harbors:
- a CDS encoding cold-shock protein, with the protein MGYDKGGRGKGRGRDKRDGFGEDSFDPFGGPQGGGGFGGGDRGGFGGGGGYGGGYGGGGGGYRGGGGGGGYGGGDRGGFGGGGGGFRGGGGGGGGPRMPAQVVGTGEGTVKFFNAQKGFGFIQQKAGGEDVFVHISAVERAGLQGLGEGQELAFNLVDRGGKISAQDLQIVGDVVEVQERSGGGDRGERSGGGFGGGDRGGAPQRELTGEKATGTVKFFNGQKGFGFLTRDDGQPDAFVHISAVERSGLGGLNEGERYEFDLEVDRRGKHSAVNLVPVGE; encoded by the coding sequence ATGGGTTACGACAAAGGCGGTCGCGGCAAAGGGCGGGGTCGGGACAAGCGCGACGGATTTGGCGAAGACAGCTTCGATCCATTCGGCGGCCCTCAGGGCGGGGGCGGCTTCGGCGGGGGTGATCGCGGCGGCTTCGGCGGCGGTGGCGGCTACGGCGGCGGTTACGGCGGCGGCGGCGGCGGATATCGCGGCGGCGGCGGTGGTGGCGGCTACGGCGGCGGCGATCGCGGCGGCTTCGGCGGCGGCGGCGGTGGCTTCCGCGGCGGCGGTGGCGGCGGCGGCGGTCCGCGCATGCCCGCGCAGGTCGTCGGCACCGGCGAAGGCACGGTCAAGTTCTTCAATGCGCAGAAAGGCTTCGGCTTCATCCAGCAGAAGGCCGGCGGGGAGGACGTGTTCGTCCACATCAGCGCGGTCGAGCGCGCCGGGCTCCAGGGCCTCGGCGAAGGGCAGGAGCTCGCCTTCAACCTCGTCGATCGTGGCGGCAAGATCTCGGCTCAGGACCTGCAGATCGTGGGCGATGTGGTCGAAGTGCAGGAGCGCAGCGGCGGCGGCGACCGGGGGGAACGAAGCGGTGGCGGCTTCGGCGGCGGCGATCGCGGCGGCGCGCCGCAGCGTGAGCTGACCGGCGAGAAGGCGACCGGGACGGTCAAGTTCTTCAACGGACAGAAGGGCTTCGGCTTCTTGACCCGCGACGATGGCCAGCCCGATGCTTTCGTGCACATCAGCGCGGTCGAACGCTCGGGCCTCGGCGGCCTCAACGAAGGCGAACGCTACGAATTCGATCTCGAGGTCGATCGGCGCGGCAAGCACTCGGCGGTCAACCTCGTTCCCGTCGGCGAGTAA
- a CDS encoding GMC family oxidoreductase — MGEFDIVVVGGGSGGSAVAGRLAQAGRSVCLLEAGGRNNNILVKTPGFMPFLRNASNYRYETVPQKGLKGRKGYQPRGRGLGGSSAINAMVYIRGNRWDYDNWAHLGCTGWAYEDVLPYFKRAERNVRGEDEYHGEDGPLWVSDQRWPNKGSLAFVEAAAELQLPRNSDFNGETQDGFGLYQVTQRNGERWSAARAYLEHMKGHRNLDVRIGVQVQRVLFEEGRASAVTYTVAGKQRTVTARGAVVLAAGAFNTPQLLMLSGIGPGAHLAEHGIEVMRDRAAVGSDLQDHIDYVSSWESDSRDFLGDSLEGTIRMAKAIFEHRRRRTGAMTTPYAETGGFWRVMPDAPAPDIQWHFVPAILEDHGRTRVKGHGFSLHACVLRPESRGTVRLAGRDAAVAPVIDPKFLDDERDIAVLREGVRLSHRIVTSPSMQAYGPRDRYPIDLADDAALDDLIRARADTVYHPVGTARMGADEEAVCDPKLRVRGVEGLWLADASVMPRLVSGNTNAPSIMIGERAADFVQDALAA, encoded by the coding sequence ATGGGTGAGTTCGATATCGTCGTCGTGGGCGGCGGCAGCGGCGGCAGCGCGGTCGCGGGCCGGCTGGCGCAAGCCGGGCGGAGCGTCTGCCTGCTAGAGGCGGGCGGGCGTAACAATAATATCCTGGTGAAGACGCCGGGCTTCATGCCGTTCCTGCGCAATGCCTCGAACTACCGCTACGAGACGGTGCCGCAGAAGGGGCTGAAGGGCCGCAAGGGTTACCAGCCGCGCGGGCGCGGGCTCGGCGGCTCATCCGCAATCAACGCCATGGTCTATATCCGCGGCAACCGCTGGGATTACGACAACTGGGCGCATCTCGGCTGCACCGGCTGGGCCTACGAAGATGTCCTACCCTATTTCAAACGCGCCGAGCGCAACGTCCGGGGCGAGGACGAATACCACGGCGAGGATGGACCGCTGTGGGTCAGCGACCAGCGCTGGCCCAACAAGGGCAGCCTCGCCTTCGTGGAAGCGGCCGCGGAGCTGCAACTCCCCCGCAACAGCGATTTCAACGGCGAGACGCAGGACGGCTTCGGGCTTTATCAGGTGACGCAGCGCAATGGCGAGCGCTGGAGCGCGGCGCGCGCTTATCTCGAGCATATGAAGGGGCATCGCAATCTCGACGTGCGGATCGGGGTCCAGGTGCAGCGCGTGCTGTTCGAAGAGGGGCGGGCGAGCGCCGTCACCTATACCGTTGCGGGCAAGCAGCGAACCGTCACAGCCCGCGGCGCGGTGGTGCTGGCCGCGGGCGCCTTCAACACGCCGCAACTGCTGATGCTTTCGGGGATCGGCCCGGGGGCGCATCTCGCGGAGCACGGGATCGAAGTGATGCGCGACCGCGCGGCGGTGGGCAGCGATCTCCAGGACCATATCGACTATGTCTCGAGCTGGGAGAGCGACAGCCGCGACTTTCTGGGCGACAGTCTCGAAGGCACGATCCGCATGGCGAAGGCGATCTTCGAGCATCGCCGCCGCCGCACCGGGGCGATGACCACGCCCTACGCGGAGACCGGCGGGTTCTGGCGGGTGATGCCGGATGCGCCCGCGCCCGATATCCAGTGGCATTTCGTCCCCGCCATTCTGGAGGATCACGGCCGCACGCGCGTGAAGGGGCACGGATTCTCGCTCCACGCCTGCGTGCTGCGACCCGAAAGCCGCGGCACGGTGCGGCTTGCCGGGAGGGATGCGGCGGTGGCCCCCGTGATCGATCCCAAGTTCCTCGACGACGAGCGCGACATCGCGGTGCTTCGCGAAGGGGTGCGGCTTTCGCACCGCATCGTTACCTCGCCTTCGATGCAGGCCTATGGGCCGCGCGATCGCTATCCGATCGATCTCGCCGACGATGCCGCGCTCGACGACCTCATCCGTGCCCGCGCGGACACCGTCTATCACCCCGTCGGCACCGCGCGCATGGGCGCGGATGAAGAGGCGGTGTGCGATCCGAAGCTCAGGGTGCGCGGAGTGGAGGGGCTGTGGCTCGCCGACGCCAGCGTTATGCCGCGGCTCGTGTCGGGCAACACCAACGCGCCCAGCATCATGATCGGCGAGCGGGCGGCGGACTTCGTGCAGGACGCCTTAGCCGCCTAG
- the argF gene encoding ornithine carbamoyltransferase → MTAIRHFLSLSDAGGDAIAAMLADAIDRKAAREGQPKGAADPDAPLAGHVLGLIFEKASTRTRVSFDIAMRQLGGSSVILDAGTSQLGRGETIAHTARVLSRMVDAIMIRTDDHAKAEELAQHADVPVINGLTDLSHPCQIVADLLTLAERGKPLPGLQVAWSGDGNNVLHSLLEAAGLFGFTVRVAGPAAFAPADEIVAGARAMGADIRLTQDARAAAQGADVIVTDTWVSMGQDAPLGKSGAMAPYQVDAALMAEAKPDAVFLHCLPAHVGEEVTAEVFDGPQSAVFDEAENRIHAQKSILLWCLGRM, encoded by the coding sequence GTGACCGCGATCCGGCATTTCCTCTCGCTTTCGGATGCGGGCGGGGATGCCATCGCGGCGATGCTCGCTGATGCGATCGATCGCAAGGCGGCGCGGGAGGGGCAGCCCAAGGGCGCGGCCGATCCCGATGCGCCGCTCGCCGGCCATGTGCTCGGGTTGATCTTCGAAAAGGCTTCGACCCGCACCAGAGTAAGCTTCGATATCGCCATGCGGCAGCTGGGCGGATCGAGCGTGATCCTTGACGCCGGCACCAGCCAGCTCGGCCGCGGCGAAACGATCGCCCACACCGCGCGCGTGCTCAGCCGCATGGTCGATGCGATCATGATCCGCACCGACGATCATGCCAAGGCGGAAGAGCTCGCGCAGCACGCCGACGTGCCGGTCATCAATGGCCTCACCGATCTTTCGCACCCCTGCCAGATCGTCGCCGACCTTCTCACGCTGGCCGAGCGCGGAAAGCCTCTTCCGGGGCTGCAGGTCGCCTGGTCTGGTGATGGCAACAATGTCCTCCATTCCCTGCTGGAGGCCGCGGGGCTGTTCGGCTTTACAGTCCGCGTCGCGGGGCCCGCGGCCTTCGCGCCTGCGGATGAAATCGTTGCCGGAGCGCGCGCGATGGGGGCCGATATCCGCCTGACGCAGGACGCGCGCGCTGCGGCCCAGGGCGCCGATGTGATCGTCACCGATACCTGGGTCTCGATGGGGCAGGATGCGCCCTTGGGAAAGTCGGGGGCCATGGCACCCTATCAGGTTGATGCCGCGCTGATGGCGGAGGCAAAGCCCGATGCGGTTTTCCTCCACTGCCTCCCCGCGCATGTCGGCGAGGAAGTGACGGCGGAGGTTTTCGACGGGCCGCAATCGGCGGTCTTCGACGAGGCGGAGAACCGTATCCACGCGCAGAAATCGATCCTGCTGTGGTGCTTGGGGCGCATGTGA
- a CDS encoding DUF3617 domain-containing protein, translated as MRETMLIASAALAFAGAVAAAPGLLAGLERGQWRVTSRDGGPVRTFCLGSATQLAQLAHQAPACSIAAVEEGSDRVAVQYICRGRGYGRTTIRRETPALVQIESQGVARGRPFQFTAEGRRVGACR; from the coding sequence ATGCGTGAGACCATGCTGATCGCAAGCGCAGCGCTTGCCTTTGCGGGTGCGGTCGCTGCCGCGCCGGGGCTGCTTGCCGGGCTGGAGCGCGGTCAATGGCGCGTCACCTCGCGCGACGGCGGGCCGGTGCGCACTTTCTGCCTCGGCAGCGCGACGCAGCTCGCGCAGCTCGCTCACCAAGCCCCCGCCTGCAGTATCGCCGCCGTGGAGGAGGGTTCTGACCGGGTTGCGGTGCAATATATCTGCCGCGGGCGCGGTTACGGCCGAACGACTATCCGGCGCGAAACACCCGCGCTGGTGCAGATCGAGAGCCAAGGGGTCGCGCGGGGGCGGCCGTTCCAGTTCACGGCGGAAGGGCGCCGTGTCGGTGCCTGCCGTTAG
- a CDS encoding endonuclease/exonuclease/phosphatase family protein has protein sequence MAAPRSVRSLHGYAQGLPLKLRFASYNIHKAVGLDRKRDPERIVAVLRELHADIIALQEADRRIGAREAVLPRHLFDESPWRIVPVAKRARSMGWHGNALLVRRDLEIAECHALEMPTIEPRGAACAVIGAGSARFRVIGTHLDLSGLRRRDQVKSLIGYASTQDAMPSVILGDFNQWGHTTGAMREFAGDWGQIAPGPSYPSRRPIARLDRIVHSGGWRCEAAHVHHSALAAVASDHLPIYADLSLGG, from the coding sequence CTGGCTGCACCACGATCAGTTCGGTCGCTTCATGGATACGCTCAAGGCCTTCCTCTGAAACTGCGTTTCGCCAGCTACAACATCCACAAGGCCGTCGGGCTCGATCGCAAGCGCGATCCCGAACGGATCGTTGCGGTTTTGCGTGAGTTGCACGCCGATATCATCGCTTTGCAGGAGGCAGACCGGCGGATCGGGGCGCGCGAGGCGGTGCTGCCCCGCCATCTCTTCGACGAAAGCCCATGGCGGATCGTTCCGGTGGCGAAGCGGGCGCGGAGCATGGGCTGGCACGGCAATGCCCTCCTGGTGCGCCGCGATCTCGAGATCGCCGAGTGTCACGCGCTCGAGATGCCGACGATCGAGCCGCGCGGCGCGGCCTGCGCGGTGATTGGCGCGGGTTCGGCACGGTTCCGTGTCATCGGCACGCATCTCGACCTTTCAGGCCTGCGCCGCCGCGATCAGGTGAAAAGCCTGATCGGCTACGCAAGCACCCAGGACGCAATGCCGAGCGTCATTCTCGGCGATTTCAACCAGTGGGGTCACACCACCGGCGCGATGCGCGAGTTCGCCGGGGACTGGGGCCAGATCGCGCCGGGGCCGAGCTACCCGAGCCGCCGCCCGATCGCGCGGCTCGACCGGATCGTCCATAGCGGCGGGTGGCGTTGCGAGGCGGCGCACGTGCACCACAGCGCGCTCGCCGCGGTCGCTTCCGACCACCTCCCCATCTATGCCGACCTGTCGCTAGGCGGCTAA
- a CDS encoding sterol desaturase family protein, with protein sequence MPSFEPTAYAIPLFVALVLAEMLWAWKRAPHAYEPRDTLTSLAFGLGSTVAGALFGGAAVLALLWAYQFRQFDFGPEWWAVWWAWPLCFVLDDLAYYWIHRFGHRVRWFWASHVNHHSSQHYNLSTALRQTWTGFLTLGFAFKLPLVLLGFHPVMIAICGGFNLIYQFWIHTEAIGKLPRWFEAVMNTPSHHRVHHATNPRYLDRNYAGVFIVWDKLFGSFEPEVRPEEGGERIRYGIVRQLGSFNLLWSVFHEWVGMVRDVWAAPWRHKLSYILREPGWSHDGRRETSAMLRARWEAKRGGPVGQENPIAERREAA encoded by the coding sequence ATGCCCAGCTTCGAGCCCACCGCCTATGCCATCCCCCTGTTCGTAGCGCTGGTGCTGGCCGAGATGCTGTGGGCGTGGAAGCGCGCGCCCCATGCCTACGAACCGCGCGATACGCTCACCAGCCTCGCCTTCGGGTTGGGGAGCACCGTCGCAGGTGCGCTCTTCGGCGGGGCGGCGGTGCTGGCCTTGCTATGGGCGTATCAATTCCGCCAGTTCGACTTCGGACCCGAATGGTGGGCGGTGTGGTGGGCCTGGCCCTTGTGCTTCGTCCTCGACGATCTCGCCTATTACTGGATCCACCGCTTCGGCCACCGCGTCCGCTGGTTCTGGGCGAGCCACGTCAATCACCATTCGAGCCAGCACTACAATCTCTCGACCGCGCTCCGGCAGACCTGGACCGGATTCCTGACGCTGGGCTTTGCCTTCAAGCTGCCGCTGGTGCTGCTTGGCTTCCACCCGGTGATGATCGCCATCTGCGGCGGCTTCAACCTCATCTACCAGTTCTGGATCCATACCGAGGCGATCGGCAAGCTGCCGCGCTGGTTCGAGGCGGTGATGAACACGCCCAGCCACCACCGCGTCCACCACGCCACCAACCCGCGTTACCTCGACCGCAATTATGCGGGCGTCTTCATCGTCTGGGACAAGCTGTTCGGCAGTTTCGAGCCCGAGGTGCGGCCTGAGGAGGGGGGCGAACGCATCCGCTATGGCATCGTGCGGCAGCTGGGCAGCTTCAACCTCTTGTGGTCGGTGTTCCACGAATGGGTGGGGATGGTGCGCGACGTCTGGGCCGCCCCCTGGCGACACAAGCTCTCCTACATCCTGCGCGAGCCGGGCTGGAGCCATGACGGCAGGCGCGAGACGAGCGCGATGCTGCGCGCCCGCTGGGAAGCGAAGCGCGGCGGGCCGGTGGGGCAGGAAAACCCGATTGCGGAGCGGCGCGAGGCCGCATAG
- a CDS encoding PIG-L deacetylase family protein, translating into MKAYWLKIFAAAWAIPFGLQAAEPDNAPRSGMDLAGKRILHVGAHPDDEVIFAPMMAEACRFNGATCHLVVTQEADSWGCLLSIGLQDRAQCSQFRRMETAASGANVNASYEFYGWREGMFNWNDAGVESNLSALAREAGGHASLIARFRRTLDTFRPDVVLAFDPRHGTTCHPNHRATVRLLLEAIRGLPSDRRPEVFFGSDYAVPGAPKEIAEITDNFGLVRWPDDRVPVLWYDATVTLPNGRTAYDYAVDALRLNATQFPLVATGKITPAPDPQHRRVPLIRLADINPLEQGLCEGRAPPLFHKLETMTEAQLNALAPKN; encoded by the coding sequence GTGAAAGCTTATTGGCTGAAAATCTTCGCGGCCGCGTGGGCTATACCGTTTGGCCTGCAAGCTGCGGAACCCGACAACGCTCCACGATCCGGCATGGACCTCGCGGGCAAGCGCATCCTTCACGTGGGTGCGCATCCCGACGACGAGGTTATCTTTGCCCCGATGATGGCCGAAGCGTGCCGCTTCAATGGCGCGACATGCCATCTTGTGGTTACCCAGGAAGCCGACAGTTGGGGGTGCCTGCTCAGCATCGGCCTCCAGGATAGGGCGCAATGCAGCCAATTCCGCAGGATGGAAACCGCCGCATCAGGTGCCAACGTCAATGCCTCGTACGAGTTCTATGGCTGGCGCGAAGGCATGTTCAATTGGAATGATGCGGGTGTTGAAAGCAACCTTTCGGCATTGGCGCGCGAGGCGGGTGGGCACGCCAGTCTGATCGCGAGGTTCAGGCGCACCCTCGATACATTCCGGCCAGACGTTGTCCTTGCCTTCGATCCCAGGCACGGCACGACTTGCCACCCCAATCACCGCGCGACGGTTCGCCTGCTTCTCGAAGCCATTCGTGGACTGCCCTCCGATCGTCGGCCCGAGGTTTTTTTCGGCAGCGATTACGCCGTCCCGGGAGCTCCGAAGGAGATCGCGGAAATCACCGACAATTTCGGCCTCGTGCGCTGGCCCGACGATAGGGTGCCGGTCCTCTGGTACGACGCAACGGTTACGCTCCCGAACGGACGTACCGCCTACGACTATGCAGTCGATGCCCTGCGACTGAACGCAACTCAATTTCCGCTGGTTGCCACCGGTAAAATAACCCCGGCCCCCGACCCCCAGCATCGCCGGGTGCCCCTGATTCGCCTTGCTGATATCAATCCTCTCGAGCAAGGGTTGTGCGAGGGCCGGGCACCCCCATTGTTCCATAAGCTCGAAACGATGACTGAGGCTCAGCTGAATGCGTTGGCGCCCAAGAACTAA
- a CDS encoding aspartate aminotransferase family protein, with product MSITPLMPVYPRSGVRPVEGDHCHLIDEDGTRYLDFASGIAVNLLGHSHEGLIGAIQRQAAKLMHVSNLYGSPQGEHLAQRLVGLTFADTVFFTNSGAEAVECAIKTARAYHQHVGDDHRYELITFANAFHGRTMATISASNQEKMHKGFAPLLAGFKYAEFDDLESARALVGPNTAGFLVEPIQGEGGIRPASHAFLQGLRELADEHGLLLLFDEVQCGVARTGKLYAYEHYGVAPDILATAKGIGGGFPLGACLATEAAARGMGFGTHGSTYGGNPLAMAAGEAVLDAVANDDFLAQVTDKGERLRSRLEQFIGNYPELFDHVRGKGLMLGLRMKQESRPFYVHLRDKHHLLTVAAGDNTLRILPPLVAGDAEFEEFFDKLSAGAADFVPAEAA from the coding sequence ATGTCGATCACGCCCTTGATGCCCGTCTATCCGCGCAGCGGCGTGCGGCCAGTGGAAGGCGATCATTGCCATCTGATCGATGAGGACGGGACGCGATATCTTGACTTCGCGAGCGGCATCGCGGTCAATTTGCTCGGCCATTCGCACGAAGGGTTGATCGGCGCGATCCAGCGGCAGGCGGCCAAGCTGATGCACGTCTCGAACCTCTACGGCAGCCCGCAGGGGGAGCATCTGGCGCAGCGGCTTGTCGGTCTGACCTTCGCAGATACGGTCTTCTTCACAAACTCGGGTGCGGAGGCCGTCGAATGCGCGATCAAAACGGCGCGCGCCTATCACCAGCACGTGGGTGACGACCACAGGTACGAGCTGATCACTTTCGCCAACGCCTTCCACGGCCGGACGATGGCGACCATCAGCGCTTCCAACCAGGAAAAGATGCACAAGGGCTTCGCGCCGCTGCTCGCCGGGTTCAAATATGCCGAGTTTGACGATCTCGAGAGCGCGCGTGCGCTGGTCGGCCCCAATACGGCAGGCTTTCTGGTGGAGCCGATCCAGGGCGAAGGCGGCATCCGCCCCGCCTCTCATGCTTTCCTGCAGGGTCTGCGCGAGCTCGCCGACGAGCACGGGCTGCTGCTGCTGTTCGACGAGGTGCAGTGCGGGGTCGCGCGGACGGGCAAGCTCTATGCCTATGAGCATTACGGAGTTGCGCCCGACATCCTCGCAACCGCCAAGGGCATCGGCGGCGGCTTTCCCCTCGGTGCCTGCCTCGCCACCGAAGCCGCGGCGCGCGGCATGGGCTTCGGCACCCATGGTTCGACCTATGGCGGCAATCCGCTCGCGATGGCGGCGGGCGAAGCGGTGCTCGACGCGGTCGCGAATGACGATTTCCTCGCCCAAGTGACCGACAAGGGCGAGCGTCTGCGCAGCCGGCTCGAGCAATTCATCGGCAATTACCCCGAGCTCTTCGATCATGTTCGCGGCAAGGGGCTGATGCTCGGCCTGCGGATGAAGCAGGAGAGCCGCCCGTTCTACGTCCATCTGCGCGACAAGCACCACCTGCTCACCGTGGCGGCAGGCGATAATACGCTGCGCATCCTGCCCCCGCTGGTCGCGGGCGACGCGGAGTTCGAGGAATTCTTCGACAAGCTGAGCGCGGGCGCCGCCGATTTCGTACCCGCAGAGGCGGCGTGA
- a CDS encoding alpha/beta fold hydrolase, with protein MTAGPTTYTFISQRLRLNAVDWGNAEAPPLVLVHGGRDHARSWDWTAEALRGDWHVTAMDHRGHGDSEWVSDGNYRAEDMVYDLAQLIHQLGKGPVTLVAHSLGGNVALRYAGIFPDMVRKVVAIEGLGPSPRRAAEMRATPYPQRMAEWIGKKRQAAARTPRKYDSIEAAFARMIAENAYLTPEQARHLTLHGVNRNEDGSFSWKFDPHLNVWPVEDVGDAFIHQTWAAITAPALLLYGKESWASSPARDGRLEHFKTAEVIEFDDAGHWLHHDQFGRFMDTLKAFL; from the coding sequence ATGACCGCCGGTCCGACCACCTATACCTTCATCTCGCAGCGGCTGCGGCTGAACGCGGTCGATTGGGGCAATGCGGAGGCGCCGCCGCTGGTGCTGGTGCACGGCGGGCGCGATCATGCGCGCAGTTGGGACTGGACCGCGGAAGCGCTGCGGGGCGACTGGCACGTCACCGCCATGGACCACCGCGGGCATGGCGACAGCGAATGGGTTTCGGACGGCAACTACCGCGCCGAGGACATGGTTTACGACCTCGCCCAGCTGATCCACCAGCTTGGGAAGGGGCCGGTGACTCTGGTGGCGCATTCGCTGGGCGGCAATGTCGCGCTGCGCTACGCCGGCATCTTCCCGGACATGGTGAGGAAGGTGGTCGCCATCGAAGGGCTCGGCCCGAGCCCCAGGCGCGCGGCTGAAATGCGGGCGACGCCCTACCCCCAGCGCATGGCCGAATGGATCGGCAAGAAACGCCAGGCCGCGGCACGCACCCCGCGCAAATACGACAGCATCGAAGCGGCCTTCGCGCGGATGATTGCGGAAAACGCCTATCTCACCCCCGAACAGGCGCGGCACCTGACGCTGCATGGCGTCAACCGCAACGAGGATGGCAGTTTCTCCTGGAAGTTCGATCCGCACCTCAACGTCTGGCCGGTCGAGGATGTCGGCGACGCGTTCATCCACCAGACCTGGGCCGCGATCACGGCGCCAGCGCTGCTGCTCTACGGCAAGGAAAGCTGGGCCTCCAGCCCGGCGCGCGACGGGCGGCTCGAGCACTTCAAAACCGCCGAGGTCATCGAGTTCGACGACGCCGGGCACTGGCTGCACCACGATCAGTTCGGTCGCTTCATGGATACGCTCAAGGCCTTCCTCTGA
- a CDS encoding TIGR01244 family sulfur transferase — MNIARLTNAASVSPQISPEDVVGAKTSGFTMIICNRPDGEDAGQPCAAEIAAEAAASGLAFRHIPVVGGISAEAVAAMAEALASAKGPVLAYCRSGTRSTLLWAVAEASRGGDPETLAQAAAAAGYDVGPVRPAMDAFAAR; from the coding sequence ATGAACATCGCCCGCCTTACCAACGCAGCAAGCGTTTCCCCGCAAATTTCGCCGGAGGATGTGGTTGGAGCGAAAACCTCCGGCTTCACGATGATCATCTGCAATCGCCCGGATGGAGAGGATGCGGGGCAGCCCTGCGCGGCAGAGATCGCCGCCGAAGCGGCAGCGTCGGGGCTCGCTTTCCGCCACATACCGGTCGTCGGCGGTATATCGGCGGAAGCGGTCGCCGCGATGGCGGAGGCACTGGCTTCGGCCAAAGGCCCGGTGCTCGCCTATTGCCGCAGCGGCACGCGCTCGACCCTGCTGTGGGCAGTGGCCGAGGCGAGCCGGGGCGGGGATCCCGAGACACTGGCGCAGGCCGCCGCTGCGGCCGGGTATGACGTCGGTCCGGTACGGCCCGCCATGGACGCTTTCGCCGCGCGCTGA
- a CDS encoding Hsp33 family molecular chaperone HslO: protein MTAITLTHPEITADQVLGFTIPGRHARGRMVRLEGVLDTILSAHAYPPPVAQLLAEALVLTALAGALLKDDGSQATVQAQTEGGPVSLLVCDVRGDELRGYVQFDAERIAELGPGPSLEGLFGKGYLAVTFDLAGGQGRYQGIVPLEGASLAEATQGYFVQSEQVPTLIRIGAEIGGEGRSRAAGMLVQHLPEGEDGRERLHTRFDHPEWEHVAALAGSLRANELLDPELTLDALVWRLFHEEDEVRVFAGPPLARGCRCSAAHYEEVIGRFPEEDRAAMRNDAGEIVANCAFCSSSYVIRA, encoded by the coding sequence ATGACCGCGATCACCCTCACCCATCCCGAGATCACTGCCGACCAGGTGTTGGGCTTCACCATACCCGGCCGCCACGCGCGCGGGCGAATGGTGCGTCTGGAAGGCGTGCTCGACACGATCCTCTCCGCCCATGCCTACCCCCCGCCGGTCGCGCAGCTGCTGGCCGAGGCGCTGGTGCTGACCGCGCTTGCAGGCGCGCTGCTGAAGGACGACGGGTCGCAGGCCACGGTCCAGGCGCAGACGGAGGGGGGGCCGGTCTCGCTGCTGGTTTGCGATGTGCGGGGCGACGAACTGCGCGGTTATGTCCAATTCGATGCCGAGCGGATCGCCGAGCTCGGCCCCGGGCCGTCTCTCGAAGGCCTGTTCGGCAAGGGCTATCTCGCGGTCACTTTCGATCTCGCGGGCGGCCAGGGGCGCTACCAGGGGATCGTCCCGCTCGAAGGCGCGAGCCTCGCCGAAGCGACCCAGGGATATTTCGTCCAGTCCGAACAGGTGCCAACGCTGATCCGGATCGGGGCGGAGATCGGCGGGGAAGGCCGCAGCCGCGCAGCCGGAATGCTCGTCCAGCACCTGCCCGAGGGAGAGGACGGTCGCGAGCGCTTGCACACCCGCTTCGATCACCCCGAATGGGAGCATGTCGCGGCGCTGGCGGGCTCGCTGCGCGCGAACGAGCTGCTCGACCCGGAGCTTACTCTCGACGCGCTGGTCTGGCGGCTGTTCCACGAGGAGGACGAAGTGCGCGTCTTTGCCGGCCCGCCGCTTGCGCGCGGCTGCCGTTGCAGCGCCGCGCATTACGAGGAAGTGATCGGCCGCTTTCCGGAGGAGGACCGCGCCGCGATGCGCAACGACGCGGGCGAGATCGTGGCGAACTGCGCCTTTTGTTCATCGAGTTACGTCATCAGGGCGTAG